A DNA window from Hordeum vulgare subsp. vulgare chromosome 1H, MorexV3_pseudomolecules_assembly, whole genome shotgun sequence contains the following coding sequences:
- the LOC123427449 gene encoding formin-like protein 14, with amino-acid sequence MPPPTPPLLLLLLLIVAILPLAASHGHTTRRLLQTDPTISPAPPPPHRHHRHTPPATPSTPPQPPAPPLPPPPPPSRRHHRASPPPHQTPSPPAPPPNPNLAPPTPRFSSTSTTPVPTPVSEYPFTNYPFFPTFSPPPPPPPSTADQTQPSSSSGDGDASRTFPANISTLVAPNAGSGGGGSVSRTSRGFPVLQALLLAFLSLCLLLLSALLSLHLFRRLRRPSSSGHRRASDAANGAAASSSAATARRDDGDDEEEDGDEEGRRLKPPPMPTSSSNPSTEFLYLGTLATPPPGPAPHPRPGSPELRPLPPLPRVGPPSGEFGSRSSASDPSTVPRAAAGAAAGDASSSSLSPSSPSATSPTLGSSPVHIRPPSIPQPRGRAPNPSPPKRRPPPPPPPTQSWNPFVPVPPTQAAPHSDDDGDSSSTNAAAMFKSRPLHSDKLKPGSLHMKDEMIQLYLNNSAAAAREVCVLGAPRCHGIGVVLGALGFSEEQVRDALLEGNAHGLGVEALRMLAQLVLTNEEELKLRYFKDDPPAKLCSVDAFLKTILDVPFAFKRVDAMLYVSNFYLEVNQLRMSYTTLEAACQELRSSRLFHKVLGAVLNFGNMMSINTGSPNSNALEPNTLLKIVDVKGADGKAALLQFVVQEIMKPEGHNNLNPTCKTNASTSPPYDVDCRKHGLQVVSKLAAELTSTKKAASVDMTGLSRSVSELGVGLGKVHDVLRLNGMMASAESARRFHNAMSAFLRQAEEEIVRLQGQESVCLSSVREMAEYFHGGDSAGDEEARLFRVFAGVREFVAMLDRICREAGEVQGVGSTPVSWVAAGSPMGATP; translated from the exons ATGCCGCCGCCCACGcctccgctcctcctcctcctcctcctcatcgtcgccATCCTACCGCTCGCAGCCTCCCACGGCCACACaacccgccggctcctccagaccGACCCCACCATCTCCCCTGCCCCCCCACCCCCTCACCGCCACCACCGCCACACCCCGCCGGCCACTCCCTCCACCCCGCCGCAACCACCAGCACCGCCCCTCCCTCCTCCGCCCCCGCCATCTCGCCGCCACCACCGCGCATCACCCCCGCCGCACCAGACCCCATCTCCTCCGGCGCCGCCCCCAAATCCGAATCTTGCGCCGCCGACGCCGAGGTTCTCCTCCACGTCCACCACCCCGGTACCCACGCCGGTCAGCGAGTACCCCTTCACCAACTACCCCTTCTTCCCCACCTtctccccgccgccgccacctcccccctccaccgccgACCAGACCCAgccatcctcctcctccggcgacggcGACGCGTCCCGCACCTTCCCGGCCAACATCTCCACCCTGGTCGCCCCCAACgccgggagcggcggcggcggcagcgttAGCCGCACCTCCCGCGGCTTCCCGGTGCTGCAGGCGCTGCTGCTCGCCTTCCTCTCGCTCTGCCTGCTGCTCCTCTCCGCGCTCCTCTCGCTCCACCTCTTCCGCCGCCTCCGCCGGCCCTCCTCTTCCGGCCACCGCCGCGCATCAGACGCCGCTAACGGggcggccgcctcctcctctgccgcGACGGCGCGGCGGGATGAtggggacgacgaggaggaggacggcgacgagGAGGGACGCAGGCTCAAGCCACCGCCCatgcccacctcctcctccaacccCAGCACCGAGTTCCTCTACCTCGGCACGCTCGCCACCCCGCCGCCGGGCCCGGCTCCGCACCCGCGCCCCggctcgcccgagctccgcccgctCCCGCCGCTGCCCCGCGTCGGCCCGCCCTCCGGCGAGTTCGGCTCCCGCAGCTCCGCGTCCGACCCCAGCACCGTGCCCCGCGCGGCCGCCGGGGCGGCCGCCGGCGACGCATCGTCCTCCTCCCTCTCGCCTTCCTCGCCGTCGGCAACCTCCCCCACGCTCGGCTCCAGCCCCGTCCACATCCGCCCGCCGTCCATCCCGCAGCCCCGCGGCCGTGCCCCCAACCCGTCTCCCCCCAAACGcaggccaccgccgccgccaccaccaactCAATCTTGGAACCCCTTCGTGCCCGTCCCGCCGACACAAGCCGCTCCCCActccgacgacgacggcgactcctcctccaccaacgcGGCGGCGATGTTCAAGTCCCGGCCCCTGCACTCCGACAAGCTCAAGCCCGGATCTCTGCA CATGAAGGATGAGATGATCCAGCTCTACCTGAACAACtccgcggcggcggcgagggaggtgTGCGTGCTCGGCGCGCCGCGGTGCCACGGCATTGGGGTGGTGCTGGGTGCACTGGGTTTCTCCGAGGAGCAAGTGCGTGATGCGCTCTTGGAAG GCAATGCACATGGTTTGGGAGTAGAAGCCCTGCGGATGCTCGCTCAGTTGGTTCTCACCAATGAGGAAGAACTTAAGCTGAGATATTTCAAGGATGATCCACCTGCCAAGCTTTGCTCGGTCGATGCTTTTCTGAAGACGATACTGGATGTACCATTTGCATTCAAGAGAGTGGATGCTATGCTCTATGTTTCTAACTTTTATCTGGAGGTCAATCAGCTGAGAATGTCCTACACTACTCTCGAG GCAGCCTGCCAGGAGCTGAGGAGCAGCAGGCTATTCCACAAGGTTCTTGGGGCGGTCCTCAACTTTGGCAACATGATGAGCATCAACACAGGCTCTCCAAATTCAAATGCACTGGAGCCCAACACGCTCCTGAAGATAGTCGACGTCAAAGGTGCCGACGGCAAGGCGGCGCTCCTACAGTTTGTCGTCCAGGAAATCATGAAGCCTGAAGGACACAACAATCTGAACCCGACATGCAAGACGAACGCGAGCACGAGTCCGCCGTACGACGTCGACTGCAGGAAGCACGGCCTCCAGGTCGTCTCCAAGCTCGCCGCCGAGCTGACCAGCACCAAGAAGGCCGCGTCGGTTGACATGACGGGCCTCAGCCGGAGCGTGTCGGAGCTCGGGGTCGGCCTCGGGAAGGTCCACGACGTGCTGAGGCTGAACGGCATGATGGCCTCGGCCGAGAGTGCCCGGCGGTTCCATAATGCGATGAGCGCGTTCCTGCGGCAGGCCGAGGAGGAGATCGTCAGGCTCCAGGGCCAGGAGAGCGTGTGCCTGTCGTCGGTGAGGGAGATGGCCGAGTACTTCCACGGTGGTGACTCGGCCGGCGATGAGGAGGCTCGCTTGTTTAGGGTCTTTGCTGGCGTCAGGGAGTTCGTGGCAATGCTCGACCGGATCTGCAGAGAGGCCGGGGAGGTCCAGGGCGTCGGTTCGACGCCGGTGAGCTGGGTGGCTGCTGGCTCGCCCATGGGGGCGACGCCCTGA